Below is a genomic region from bacterium.
AACCATCCGGCAAGCCGGATCATGGGCTTGCTCAGAACACGATATTTTGGAGCAACGCCCAATGCCGTCGCGGCCAAGCTGACAAACGCTCTTCCAGTGAGCGGATGGGGTGTCGTAGGGACATGCCAGGTCTGATTCCAGGCGGGCCCCCATTCGGCGAGGAGTACCAGGCTTTGCGCGGCATCCGGCGCGTACGTATAGGAGTGCGGAACAGCGTCGTTCACGAGCCACGAGGCCTTCTGCTGCCGGGAGAAGGGCTCGAAGACGAGAACATTCGCCACGCCGTTGCGTGCGCCGGGACCGTAGAAGTCAGCGGAACGCGCAATCATCCCGGTGAGAGCGCCTGACGTCCACTCATTGATGAGTGTGGTGGCAATCTTCGCGCGGGTGTCGCCTTTCTTACTGCACGGATTGAAGGGCGTCTCCTCCGTCATGGGTCCGCTGACCCTGCCGTACATGTACACGTTGTCAAAGAAGACGAGCTTTGCGCCAGCGCGTTTGCAGGCTTCGATGGTATTGCTCATGACACGCGGCCACAGTTCCTGCCAACACTTATGATCGTACTTGAGACCAACCAGCAGATGTACGACGCTGGAGCCGGCGACGGCGCGAATGGTCTGGTCCTTATCCGTGATATCCGCAGAGACCGTTTCGGTCGCGCCGGGAGTCTCTCGCGGCTTACGCCCGACGAGGCGGATCGGCTGCCCCCGTGCGGCCAGGAGTTTGACGAGTTCGTTCCCGATGGCGCCGCCCGCGCCGAGGATGGTGATCATGCGATTGTGGCGGCCGCGATCGTCGCAGGAATACTTGGTGTTCGAGGGATCGCTCTTTGAGTCACCACATGCACTATCCGGAGTGCCGGCTGACGACACGGAGCAGCCACTCGCCTCCCTCCGATACCCACTTCAACGCCAGTGTCCCACGGAGGCACTCGAACGTCAAAGGCTTGTCCACTCCTGACCGGTCACGTCGAGAGCGCCAATCGGCGACGGACGCCCAGATCCGGGGGCTTCACGGGGAATCATTCGAAAGGGCGCGCGGTGACCCACAGCCTGCCGAATCCGATCTCTCGCACAGGCCTCAAGGCCGTC
It encodes:
- a CDS encoding NAD-dependent epimerase/dehydratase family protein, whose amino-acid sequence is MITILGAGGAIGNELVKLLAARGQPIRLVGRKPRETPGATETVSADITDKDQTIRAVAGSSVVHLLVGLKYDHKCWQELWPRVMSNTIEACKRAGAKLVFFDNVYMYGRVSGPMTEETPFNPCSKKGDTRAKIATTLINEWTSGALTGMIARSADFYGPGARNGVANVLVFEPFSRQQKASWLVNDAVPHSYTYAPDAAQSLVLLAEWGPAWNQTWHVPTTPHPLTGRAFVSLAATALGVAPKYRVLSKPMIRLAGWFNPLVAESYEMLYQSESPYLFDSSKFARRFGFAGTPYADGIRTTAASFRRSNKPPRSP